One stretch of Pradoshia sp. D12 DNA includes these proteins:
- a CDS encoding sugar phosphate isomerase/epimerase family protein, with translation MKLGVFTVLFSKMSFVDMLDYVKEAGLSTVEIGTGGYPGNAHCPLDELLEDEQKRNSYLGEVNSRGLSISAFSCHGNPLTPDKKFAEESDSILRKTIQLASLLGVPVVNTFSGTPGDSEEAKYPNWPTVAWPAEYADLLEWQWENKLIPYWKEIGTFAEQHDVKIGIELHGGFLVHTPYTLLKLRERTCTAIGANFDPSHMWWQGIDPVAAIKILGKAGAIHHFHAKDTYIDQDNVNMYGLTDMQPYGNVESRAWTFRSVGCGHSIQEWSDMMSALRIYNYDYAVSIEHEDPLMSIEEGFTRAVKNLNGVLIRERPSEIWWS, from the coding sequence ATGAAGCTGGGAGTTTTTACCGTATTGTTCTCGAAAATGTCATTTGTAGATATGCTCGATTATGTTAAAGAAGCAGGATTATCCACTGTTGAAATTGGAACCGGAGGGTATCCGGGGAACGCTCATTGTCCGTTGGATGAATTGCTTGAGGATGAACAAAAGAGGAATTCGTATCTTGGAGAAGTCAACTCTAGAGGATTATCGATTAGTGCGTTCAGCTGCCATGGCAATCCACTAACACCGGATAAAAAGTTCGCTGAAGAATCAGATTCCATTTTACGTAAGACAATTCAACTTGCATCCTTGTTGGGAGTACCCGTTGTAAATACATTTTCCGGTACACCGGGAGACAGTGAAGAAGCAAAATATCCAAATTGGCCAACTGTTGCTTGGCCGGCGGAATATGCCGATCTATTAGAATGGCAATGGGAAAATAAGTTGATTCCTTATTGGAAAGAGATCGGGACGTTTGCAGAGCAACATGATGTAAAAATAGGTATTGAATTACATGGGGGTTTCCTTGTTCATACACCTTATACATTATTAAAACTAAGGGAAAGAACCTGTACGGCAATCGGAGCTAATTTTGACCCGAGCCATATGTGGTGGCAGGGAATTGATCCGGTGGCAGCGATTAAGATTCTCGGTAAGGCCGGTGCTATTCATCATTTCCATGCGAAGGATACGTATATCGATCAGGATAATGTAAATATGTATGGATTAACAGATATGCAGCCCTATGGTAATGTGGAATCTAGAGCCTGGACATTCAGAAGTGTTGGATGCGGGCATTCTATTCAAGAATGGAGCGATATGATGAGTGCGCTCCGTATTTACAATTATGATTATGCTGTCAGTATTGAACATGAAGATCCATTAATGTCTATTGAAGAAGGTTTTACTCGAGCGGTTAAGAATTTAAATGGTGTGCTTATTCGCGAAAGACCAAGTGAAATATGGTGGTCGTAA
- a CDS encoding Gfo/Idh/MocA family protein, translated as MNKIRVGVIGCGSIAKFRHLPEYAANETSEITAVCDLVEERAKKMAELYGSEVYTDYDEIIARNDIDAVSICLPNYLHAPVTIAALKSGKHVLCEKPMATSKQEAEEMIHAAREASKKLMIAHNQRFVASHQTAKGILDSGKLGKIYSFRTAFGHPGPEGWSVDGKESWFFNKKQAFIGALGDLGVHKSDLLRYLFGEFSAVSAFVETNAKDSTEVDDNAVVLLRTDSGIIGTLAASWAYVAGGGDNSTVIYGEKGILRLEDDPEHSLIEEYADGRVIKHKLDKIQTNEDGGQTSSHVINHFIQSIIEDKEPLITGEEGKKSLGIILGALESERTKKTVSLAEGEGF; from the coding sequence ATGAATAAAATAAGAGTGGGTGTTATTGGATGTGGAAGTATCGCTAAATTCCGCCACTTACCTGAGTATGCTGCAAATGAGACTTCAGAAATTACTGCCGTATGCGATCTAGTTGAAGAAAGGGCAAAGAAGATGGCTGAGCTTTATGGCAGTGAAGTGTATACCGATTATGATGAAATTATAGCAAGAAACGATATTGATGCTGTCAGTATATGCCTTCCGAATTATCTGCACGCTCCCGTTACAATTGCTGCATTAAAATCTGGTAAACATGTATTATGCGAAAAACCAATGGCAACTTCAAAGCAAGAAGCAGAAGAGATGATTCATGCCGCACGTGAGGCCAGTAAAAAATTGATGATTGCCCATAACCAACGATTTGTTGCATCACATCAGACTGCCAAGGGAATTTTGGATAGCGGTAAATTAGGGAAGATTTATAGTTTTCGTACCGCTTTTGGCCATCCCGGACCAGAAGGCTGGAGTGTGGATGGCAAGGAAAGCTGGTTCTTCAATAAGAAACAAGCATTTATAGGTGCTTTAGGTGATTTAGGTGTACATAAGTCAGATTTACTTCGCTATTTATTTGGAGAGTTTTCAGCAGTAAGTGCTTTTGTTGAAACCAATGCAAAGGATTCTACTGAAGTAGATGACAATGCGGTTGTCCTACTGCGCACGGATAGCGGAATCATTGGCACTTTAGCGGCGAGCTGGGCTTATGTAGCCGGCGGCGGGGATAATTCAACGGTTATTTATGGAGAAAAGGGTATTCTGCGATTGGAGGATGATCCAGAGCATTCATTAATTGAAGAGTATGCTGATGGACGTGTCATTAAACATAAGTTGGATAAAATTCAGACGAATGAAGATGGTGGGCAAACGTCATCTCATGTGATCAATCATTTCATTCAGTCAATTATCGAGGATAAAGAACCGCTAATTACGGGAGAAGAAGGGAAAAAATCATTGGGTATCATTCTTGGTGCTCTTGAATCAGAGCGGACGAAGAAGACCGTTTCCTTAGCAGAGGGGGAAGGTTTTTAA
- a CDS encoding Gfo/Idh/MocA family protein: MTLRVGIVGCGNISSIYIENSNRFTDYQVVACADLDYTKAIEMARKYNVGKPLELEEIFTSPDIDLILNLTVPHAHSSVSLKAIHNGKHVYTEKPLSISYNEGKRILDAAREKGVIVGSAPDTFLGGSLQLAGKWIEEGLIGRIVGATGNMMSNGPESWHPNPDFYYKAGGGPMFDMGPYYLTALISLLGSVNRVTGIARTTYTERLITNPKRFGEFIPVEVPTHVTGILEMASGVITTITTSFDVVGARTPFLEIYGEKGTLSLPDPNQFNHPVLVKRDGEIEWTELKTMGDPYDNLRGIGLADMAKALQNGYQPRASSEMALHVLEIMEGIHRSSELGTHYVMESKCEKPFLLDAN; the protein is encoded by the coding sequence ATGACTTTACGGGTAGGGATTGTCGGCTGCGGAAATATCAGCAGCATCTATATCGAGAATAGTAATAGATTTACAGACTATCAAGTAGTAGCCTGTGCGGATTTGGATTATACAAAAGCGATCGAAATGGCTCGAAAGTATAATGTTGGAAAACCGTTGGAGCTTGAAGAAATATTTACATCTCCAGATATCGATTTAATTTTAAATTTAACTGTTCCTCATGCTCATTCATCTGTATCTCTAAAAGCTATTCATAACGGTAAGCATGTTTATACTGAAAAACCTCTTTCAATTTCATATAACGAAGGCAAAAGAATACTGGACGCTGCCCGTGAAAAGGGAGTTATAGTAGGGTCGGCTCCTGATACCTTTCTCGGTGGCAGTCTTCAATTAGCTGGAAAATGGATTGAGGAAGGGTTGATTGGGCGAATTGTAGGGGCAACAGGCAATATGATGTCCAATGGACCTGAATCCTGGCATCCAAACCCCGACTTTTATTACAAGGCTGGCGGTGGCCCTATGTTTGATATGGGTCCATATTATTTAACGGCATTAATCAGTTTACTGGGCAGTGTGAACAGAGTTACTGGTATAGCTAGAACAACCTATACGGAACGATTGATCACAAATCCGAAGCGGTTTGGAGAGTTTATCCCGGTTGAGGTGCCGACACATGTGACTGGAATACTGGAAATGGCGAGTGGAGTGATTACGACGATTACGACAAGCTTTGATGTAGTGGGAGCTAGAACTCCGTTTCTTGAGATATATGGGGAAAAAGGAACACTTAGCTTGCCTGATCCGAACCAATTTAATCATCCTGTTCTTGTAAAAAGAGATGGAGAGATTGAGTGGACTGAATTGAAGACTATGGGAGATCCATATGACAATCTGCGCGGGATTGGTCTTGCCGACATGGCAAAGGCTCTTCAGAACGGCTATCAGCCCCGTGCTAGCTCTGAAATGGCCTTGCATGTACTTGAAATTATGGAAGGAATACATCGGTCCTCGGAATTAGGGACTCATTATGTAATGGAAAGTAAATGCGAGAAGCCATTTTTACTAGACGCTAATTAA
- a CDS encoding sugar phosphate isomerase/epimerase family protein: MNQIPIAVQMFSLREEAEKNFAGTLKKVAELGFDGVELAGYGKLTAQEVRNLLDEYGLKAAASHIPIDELESELERVIEEQIILGSNYIVCPYLAEDRRKESEYLALPSLLNEIGETCKRNGLTLCYHNHDFELETLSDGRKALEVIFDGTDPDKVKAEFDVYWLKKAGEDPISWLDKYRNRSPLIHLKDMTLDDEQFFAELGTGGVEIEKILEKGEELNVAWWIVEQDATRLTPFRSMEISMNYLKSNLPDYTTNKGR; encoded by the coding sequence ATGAATCAGATTCCTATAGCGGTTCAAATGTTCAGTCTGCGAGAAGAGGCGGAAAAAAATTTTGCAGGTACGTTGAAAAAAGTAGCTGAGCTTGGTTTTGACGGTGTTGAGTTAGCTGGCTACGGTAAGCTTACTGCCCAGGAAGTGAGGAACCTCTTAGATGAGTATGGCTTAAAAGCAGCAGCCAGCCATATCCCAATCGATGAGCTAGAAAGTGAGCTTGAACGAGTAATTGAAGAGCAAATTATATTAGGTTCAAACTATATTGTATGTCCATATTTAGCAGAAGACCGACGCAAGGAAAGTGAGTATCTTGCTTTGCCTTCTCTATTAAATGAAATAGGGGAGACATGTAAGAGGAACGGTCTTACATTGTGCTATCACAATCATGATTTTGAGTTAGAGACCCTATCTGATGGACGGAAAGCGCTGGAGGTTATTTTTGATGGTACAGATCCAGATAAGGTTAAAGCGGAGTTTGATGTATATTGGCTAAAAAAGGCAGGGGAAGATCCTATTTCCTGGTTGGATAAATACCGGAATCGGTCTCCTCTCATCCATTTAAAGGACATGACCTTAGATGATGAACAGTTTTTCGCAGAACTGGGCACAGGTGGGGTTGAGATTGAGAAAATTTTAGAAAAGGGCGAGGAGTTAAACGTCGCCTGGTGGATTGTTGAACAGGATGCTACGAGATTAACTCCGTTTAGGAGTATGGAAATTAGTATGAATTATTTAAAAAGCAACCTGCCTGATTATACAACAAATAAAGGGAGATAG
- a CDS encoding ABC transporter substrate-binding protein produces the protein MKTKTKSVLILLMAVMLVITGCKDDSTSSPKEETTGPVTFSLFSADPHSQWDKMESPVSKAIKDKTDVTIDPEFDVNGGDQKISLMIASGEYPDLILPKGNAGNLVDAGAFIDLTDLIEEHAPNLKKIYGDYLNRLKWSNEDEGIYILPTAAVDQTYFEPGTGFMLQHDVVQKLDYPEIRTVEDVEKAIKEYKAKYPTIDGKPTIGLSLLADDWRIQISTTNPAFYATGAPDDGEFYIDPKSHEAKLHYRRAEEKEYFRWLNHMNDIDLLDKESFVQKYDQYLAKISSGRVLSVTDTDWQIGDADRALRESGKTERMYGMYPVTLNEQFKHHNFQDTGYLGGWGIGITVDNEDPVRAIKFIDYLASEEGQILQNWGIEGEHYEVVDGKRVISKEEMDQRNSNANYVKETGIGALKGFAPYYGDGITDSTGQTFSIASREQIKDGYTDVEKEVLSNYGVEMWADLYPQKEDFPVKEWGAAFNMAVPSGSDTELIMQKCLDIVKKRIPEAILADPDNFDKVWDTFMKDLEKADVEQAEKEYTKLIKDRIELWNK, from the coding sequence ATGAAAACAAAAACGAAATCAGTACTAATTCTTTTGATGGCCGTTATGTTGGTGATAACTGGTTGTAAGGATGATAGTACTTCGAGTCCGAAGGAAGAGACAACTGGGCCTGTTACTTTTTCTTTATTTAGCGCTGATCCGCATTCTCAATGGGATAAGATGGAAAGTCCAGTGAGCAAAGCAATCAAGGATAAAACAGATGTGACAATTGATCCTGAATTTGATGTAAATGGCGGAGATCAGAAAATCTCGCTTATGATTGCAAGCGGGGAGTATCCGGATTTAATTTTACCAAAAGGGAATGCTGGTAATTTGGTTGATGCAGGAGCTTTTATAGACCTGACAGATTTAATTGAAGAACATGCACCTAATTTAAAGAAAATTTATGGTGATTATTTAAATCGATTGAAATGGAGTAATGAAGATGAAGGGATTTATATCCTTCCAACTGCAGCTGTTGATCAGACGTATTTCGAGCCAGGCACTGGGTTTATGCTCCAGCATGATGTTGTTCAAAAATTAGATTATCCTGAAATCCGCACAGTGGAGGATGTAGAGAAGGCTATTAAGGAATATAAGGCTAAATATCCAACGATTGATGGAAAGCCAACGATAGGTTTATCCCTACTGGCTGATGACTGGCGCATCCAGATATCTACCACAAATCCTGCATTTTATGCAACAGGTGCACCTGATGATGGAGAATTTTATATCGATCCAAAATCACATGAAGCAAAATTACATTATCGCCGGGCTGAAGAAAAAGAATATTTCCGCTGGTTAAACCATATGAATGATATTGATTTATTGGATAAGGAAAGCTTTGTACAAAAATACGACCAATATTTAGCTAAGATTTCTTCTGGCCGTGTTCTTTCCGTAACCGATACGGATTGGCAGATTGGCGATGCAGACCGTGCGCTGCGTGAATCTGGAAAAACAGAGCGTATGTATGGAATGTATCCTGTAACACTTAATGAACAATTCAAACATCATAATTTCCAGGATACTGGCTATCTAGGCGGATGGGGCATCGGGATTACAGTAGATAATGAGGATCCGGTACGTGCCATTAAATTTATCGATTATCTTGCCTCTGAAGAAGGACAGATTCTTCAAAACTGGGGAATTGAAGGGGAGCATTATGAGGTTGTAGATGGTAAACGTGTCATCTCGAAAGAAGAAATGGATCAGCGTAATAGCAATGCCAATTATGTAAAGGAAACTGGTATTGGTGCATTAAAAGGCTTTGCTCCTTATTACGGGGATGGAATAACAGATTCAACTGGACAAACCTTTTCAATTGCCAGTAGAGAGCAAATCAAAGACGGCTATACTGATGTTGAAAAAGAAGTACTTTCTAATTATGGCGTAGAGATGTGGGCCGATTTGTATCCACAAAAAGAAGATTTCCCTGTAAAAGAATGGGGAGCAGCTTTTAATATGGCAGTCCCTTCAGGTTCTGATACGGAGCTTATCATGCAAAAGTGTCTTGATATCGTGAAAAAACGGATTCCAGAAGCTATTCTGGCAGATCCAGATAACTTTGATAAAGTGTGGGATACCTTTATGAAGGATTTGGAAAAAGCGGATGTCGAACAAGCTGAAAAGGAATATACCAAACTAATAAAAGACCGTATTGAGCTATGGAATAAGTGA
- a CDS encoding carbohydrate ABC transporter permease yields the protein MSSKGVNVRPSRDDRIFDICNYIFLTLVFVVTLYPFLNVLAISFNESNDTIRGGITIFPREFTLENYKTIFQYDNLVTGFVNSTLRTIIGTVLGVLSSAMVAFTLSRADFSGRKFVSTILVLTLYFSGGLIPGYMLMRDLGLIDTFWVYVLPGMVNAFNIIIVRSFMDGLPYALQESAKIDGANDFTIFWRIVLPLCTPVLATIALFVAVGQWNSWFDTYLYNSSNESLTTLQYELMKILQNTTVSASDPNAYRTSSGEAAASSVSPESIKMAISVVTIVPILLVYPFLQRFFVQGMTLGAVKS from the coding sequence GTGAGTAGCAAAGGAGTTAACGTGAGACCCAGCCGGGACGACCGAATATTCGATATTTGTAATTATATCTTTCTAACACTTGTATTCGTCGTTACCCTATATCCATTTTTGAATGTATTGGCTATATCCTTTAATGAGTCGAATGACACGATTCGAGGGGGAATTACGATATTCCCAAGAGAGTTTACGCTGGAAAACTATAAAACTATTTTTCAGTACGATAATTTGGTAACAGGATTTGTTAATTCAACACTTCGTACCATAATCGGGACTGTACTTGGAGTATTATCATCAGCAATGGTGGCTTTTACTTTAAGTCGTGCTGATTTTAGTGGACGTAAATTTGTTTCAACGATCTTGGTTTTAACCTTGTATTTCTCAGGTGGATTAATTCCTGGATATATGCTTATGAGAGATTTAGGCTTAATCGATACATTCTGGGTGTATGTATTGCCTGGTATGGTTAATGCCTTCAATATCATCATTGTTCGGTCCTTTATGGATGGATTGCCATATGCCTTACAGGAATCAGCAAAAATTGATGGAGCTAATGATTTTACTATTTTTTGGAGAATTGTATTGCCGCTGTGTACGCCCGTTTTAGCGACAATTGCTTTATTTGTAGCAGTTGGTCAATGGAATTCCTGGTTTGATACGTATTTATATAATAGTTCAAATGAGAGTTTAACAACCTTGCAATATGAATTAATGAAAATCTTACAAAATACGACTGTTAGTGCCAGTGATCCTAATGCTTATCGGACTTCGAGCGGTGAAGCAGCTGCTTCATCTGTATCACCGGAATCCATCAAAATGGCGATTTCAGTTGTCACTATTGTTCCTATTCTGCTAGTATACCCGTTCCTACAACGCTTTTTTGTACAGGGTATGACATTAGGTGCCGTAAAAAGCTGA